One stretch of Podospora pseudoanserina strain CBS 124.78 chromosome 4, whole genome shotgun sequence DNA includes these proteins:
- the CDC28 gene encoding Cyclin-dependent kinase catalytic subunit (COG:T; EggNog:ENOG503NUNS) has product MDNYQKLEKIGEGTYGVVYKARDLNNGGRIVALKKIRLEAEDEGVPSTAIREISLLKEMRDPNIVRLFNIVHADGHKLYLVFEFLDLDLKKYMESLPTSDGGKGKALPEGTSAELHRLGLGDSIIKKFMSQLCEGVRYCHSHRILHRDLKPQNLLIDRDGNLKLADFGLARAFGVPLRTYTHEVVTLWYRAPEILLGGRQYSTGVDMWSVGCIFAEMCTRKPLFPGDSEIDEIFKIFRLLGTPTEDVWPGVTSYPDFKASFPKWVRDYSKPLCDNLDDTGLDLLEMMLVYDPAGRISAKQACNHPYFEDFPRQSAGYR; this is encoded by the exons ATGGACAACTACCAGAAACTGGAAAAGATTGGCGAGG GAACATACGGTGTCGTCTACAAGGCTCGTGACCTGAACAACGGCGGGCGCATAGTGGCCCTGAAGAAGATCCGTCTCGAAGCCGAAGATGAGGGTGTCCCGTCGACCGCCATCCGCGAGATCTCGCTGCTCAAGGAGATGCGCGACCCCAACATTGTGCGCCTGTTCAACATTGTGCACGCCGACGGCCACAAGCTCTACCTCGTTTTTGAGTTCCTCGATCTCGACTTGAAGAAGTACATGGAGTCGCTGCCCACTAGTGATGGAGGCAAGGGGAAGGCTCTGCCCGAGGGCACAAGTGCTGAGCTCCACCGTTTGGGATTGGGCGATTCGATCATCAAGAAGTTCATGAGCCAGTTGTGCGAGGGTGTTCGTTACTGCCACAGTCACCGCATCTTGCACCGCGATCTCAAGCCGCAGAACTTGTTGATTGACCGCGACGGTAACCTGAAGCTTGCTGATTTCGGTCTGGCCCGCGCCTTTGGTGTTCCTCTGCGTACCTACACCCACGAGGTTGTCACTCTTTGGTACCGCGCTCCAGAAATTCTGCTTGGTGGCCGCCAGTATTCCACTGGTGTCGACATGTGGTCGGTAGGCTGCATCTTTGCCGAGATGTGCACGCGCAAGCCTTTGTTTCCTGGTGATTCGGAGATTGACGAGATCTTCAAGATCTTCCG CTTGCTCGGTACCCCCACCGAAGATGTTTGGCCCGGCGTGACCTCGTATCCCGACTTTAAGGCCTCTTTCCCCAAATGGGTTCGCGATTACAGCAAGCCCCTGTGCgacaacctcgacgacaCAGGTCTTGACCTTTTGGAAATGATGCTGGTGTACGATCCCGCTGGTCGTATCTCTGCCAAGCAAGCCTGCAACCACCCCTATTTCGAGGACTTTCCCCGCCAGAGTGCTGGATACCGCTAG
- a CDS encoding hypothetical protein (COG:A; EggNog:ENOG503P02U) — MTVDIKELDAHEQPSDQLRAKWKAFSRTEQKDVLEGNDIDDLLSPEKAAEFVIASTISAETLNQSFKHVCPPGSPEITVDKDVPVYYHPLLPGLLILPSLVPPEVQKILLRKMVHRDLSHPTHQTNLHLHYELPYPDQGSEGPEHKHASFFTLPQDSPTTFTPKDPSVHKPLTIKQVLQRRLSWVTLGGQYDWTNRIYPGELPPQFPPDIAGFLETLFPETLAQAAIVNFYTPGDTMMMHRDVSEETDKGLISLSFGCDSLFMIAPNDVGKMSDEEKKAAGFGDGQKEYLLLRLRSGDAIYMTKDSRFAWHGVPKVLKGTCPDYLEDWPAEDGKYEEWRGWMKNKRINLNVRQMRD, encoded by the exons ATGACGGTGGACATCAAAGAGCTCGATGCTCATGAGCAGCCTTCAGATCAGCTAAGGGCAAAATGGAAGGCCTTTTCCAGAACAGAACAAAAGGATGTTCTAGAGGGAAATGATATCGACGATCTTCTATCGCCAGAAAAGGCTGCCGAGTTTGTCATTGCAAGCACCATCTCTGCAGAGACCTTGAATCAGTCCTTCAAGCACGTCTGCCCACCTGGCAGTCCCGAGATCACAGTGGATAAGGATGTGCCAGTATATTATCACCCCCTCTTGCCAG GTCTTCTCATTCTGCCCTCTCTCGTCCCCCCAGAAGTCCAAAAGATCCTCCTGCGGAAAATGGTACATCGAGACCTCAGCCACCCTACCCATCAGAccaacctccatctccattaTGAGCTTCCATACCCCGATCAAGGGTCAGAAGGCCCCGAGCACAAACATGCCTCGTTCTTTACTCTGCCCCAAGACTCTCCCACTACCTTTACGCCAAAAGATCCCTCAGTACACAAGCCCCTGACCATCAAACAAGTCCTCCAGCGAAGACTGTCTTGGGTGACCCTCGGCGGTCAGTATGATTGGACCAACAGAATTTACCCCGGCGAGCTGCCTCCTCAGTTCCCACCTGATATTGCCGGATTTCTGGAGACACTGTTTCCGGAGACTCTTGCCCAGGCAGCCATTGTCAACTTTTACACACCAGGAGACACAATGATGATGCACAGGGATGTATCAGAGGAGACTGACAAAGGGTTGATCTCTCTCAGCTTTGGGTGTGACTCCCTCTTCATGATCGCGCCCAACGATGTCGGGAAGATGAGCGACGAGGAGAAAAAGGCCGCAGGCTTTGGAGATGGACAAAAAGAGTATCTGCTGCTGAGACTGAGATCGGGAGATGCCATCTACATGACCAAGGACTCGAGGTTTGCGTGGCATGGTGTACCCAAGGTTCTGAAGGGGACATGCCCGGACTATTTGGAGGACTGGCCGGCAGAAGATGGAAAGTACGAAgagtggagggggtggatgaagaACAAGCGGATTAACCTCAATGTGAGGCAGATGCGGGATTAA
- a CDS encoding hypothetical protein (COG:S; EggNog:ENOG503NWA6) — protein sequence MDSTEQIYAQVREHYSSASRTAAPKYGESVAKSFGYSEDELSNIPEDANLGLSCGNPLAITSLKEGETVIDLGSGAGFDIFLASTKIGSSGRAIGVDINDEMLARAEKIKASRGSSVSNVTFIKGNITSVPLPDVTADLIISNCVINLVPYEEKNLVFKEMYRLLKPGGRVAVSDILAKKPLPDQLRKDVAMYVGCIAGAAEVADYQNWFREAGFKDSVITDTQADLNVYLDTNEDGTKKSGDCCGPVAAVSACDGGDEAKKATPSCSSATTDSSDMGRTDLNEFVGSYKIFAVKD from the exons ATGGATTCAACCGAGCAGATCTACGCCCAAGTCCGGGAGCACTACAGCAGTGCCTCTCGAACGGCGGCCCCAAAGTACGGAGAGAGTGTGGCCAAGTCATTCGGATACAGCGAGGACGAGTTATCCAACATCCCCGAAGACGCCAACCTGGGTCTCAGTTGCGGCAATCCACTTGCCATTACCAGCCTCAAAGAGGGCGAGACGGTCATCGACCTAGGCAGCGGTGCGGGCTTcgacatcttcctcgcctcgaCAAAGATTGGTTCCAGTGGAAGAGCCATTGGCGTAGACATCAATGAT GAAATGCTCGCCCGCGCCGAAAAGATCAAGGCCTCCCGCGGCAGCTCGGTCTCCAACGTCACTTTCATCAAAGGCAATATCACCTCTGTCCCTCTCCCAGACGTTACTGCCGACCTCATCATCTCAAACTGCGTGATCAACCTGGTCCCATACGAAGAGAAGAATCTTGTCTTCAAGGAGATGTACCGTCTTCTGAAGCCCGGTGGAAGGGTTGCCGTGTCGGACATTCTTGCCAAGAAGCCCCTACCGGATCAGCTGAGAAAGGATGTTGCCATGTACGTTGGATGTATTGCCGGTGCTGCCGAGGTTGCCGATTATCAGAACTGGTTCAGGGAGGCGGGGTTCAAAGACTCGGTCATCACGGATACACAGGCCGATCTGAATGTCTATTTGGACACCAACGAGGATGGGACCAAAAAGTCTGGGGATTGTTGTGGACCTGTTGCCGCTGTTTCTGCTTgcgatggtggggatgaggcCAAGAAAGCGACgccatcttgttcttctgcCACTACCGATAGCAGTGATATGGGGAGGACAGATCTCAATGAGTTCGTTG GATCTTATAAGATCTTCGCTGTCAAAGACTAA